In Candidatus Methylomirabilota bacterium, the genomic window CGGCGCAGGCACGCTTCGCGATCCTAGAGGAGAACGGCGCGATCAGCGTCATCCCCAGGACCGCCGAGGCCGAGCCGAGCCGGTCAAGCCGGACGGATGGCCCATTACCCCGCAGCGAATCCTGAACCTCGTATTGCTCCTAGCGAATTCATCGACGGGTTGATATGGCATACACATCGTGGTATTTTTATGCCTAAAGGAGGACTGCGCGATGAGGACTACCCTGGAGATCGATGACAAACTCCTGAAGCAGGCGCTGGCGCTCACCAAAGCCAAGACCAAGAAGGAACTCTTCCATCGCTCTTTGCAGGCGGTCATTCGCCAGCAG contains:
- a CDS encoding DUF2191 domain-containing protein, encoding MRTTLEIDDKLLKQALALTKAKTKKELFHRSLQAVIRQQRIERLIGKLGRLPLDLTPKALSKLRADA